The nucleotide sequence TTCGATCTTGGGAATCCAGCTTATCCGTGAATCCAGAAGGACTCTTCTGGCATGGGCTTCCTGCAGATACAGGCTCATCAAATCTTTATTATATTCCTGGGCCTTGTTTTTCATATCGGGGATTAAGTTTTGAAGATCTCCCGATTCTGTAGCGTAATCTCCCCTGTAATCCTGATTCAGATGACCCATCAGAGGGGGAAGCTGCTCCAGGGGGAGGGACATCAGGGAGGCGAGGGCATACCGGCTCTTGAGGAGCAGTTCTTCCGTATCTCGTATGTTCAGTGAATATTCGACGGCACTGATTCTTATCTCCAGGTAGTCTGTCTCCCTGAGAACTCCCAATTCGACTTCCAGGGCGGCAATCCGAATCTGTTCCAGAAGGTTTTCATAGGAGCGTCTCTGAATTTCCAGGATTTGACTGTTTTTAAGGACATCCACATATTGGAGGGTCACTTCATGAGCAATGCTGTCTATCAGATCCTGGGCTTTGAGATCTCTGAGCTGCAGATTCCTCTCTGAAGAGCGGTAAGCTGCCAGATCCCGGCCTCCATTGAATAGCAGCTGGTTCATGGATAAACTGAGTTTCCTGACTCTTGAATCGGGGGCACCCTGAGTCACAGAATCCGTTTTTGAAAATCCCAACTGAAGGGAGGGAAGAAAAAGACGGAGCTGAAGACGGAGCCTGCGCCAGGCATCCTGTCTGTCCAGGTTCTCTGCAATAATGCGGCTATTCTGTTCCATGGCCATCTGGACCGATTGATCCAGTGTGACAGAATCCTGATTGAGTCCATGAAGGCAGGGGACCAGAATCAGCAGAATATAGAAAGTCAGGGTATAATCTTTCATCAGAACAGTTTTTTAAATCCCTTTTTGAGTTGGCCGTACATAAAGCTGGACGCAAAAAAAGAGTCTTTTGATTCTTCCGCATGGTAGTACCTGGCGAGGCAATTCCCCTCCCTGTCCTGTACGAGCAGTTCCAGTGACATGGTATTGAGGAGTCTGTAGTCTTTCATATAAGAGTATTCTCTGAGACTGAGGACCATCTCGACCTGGCCCCCGGGCTTCTCCCTGGCAAGGCTGTTTTGTCTATCAATAAGTAAGTTCAGGGACTGATCTGCATTTTTCAATATTTCGTCCCGATTCAGATCCGTTTCCAGACTGATCTCTCCCGGAAGAAGAAACATCTCCACATCTCCCCAGGATTCTGTGCACAGTACCTGAGCTGTCCCGGAATGGGGTAGATTCAAGGTGGAGCAGGAGCCGAAGAGCAGGAATATCAGCAGTAGAAG is from Oceanispirochaeta sp. and encodes:
- a CDS encoding TolC family protein gives rise to the protein MKDYTLTFYILLILVPCLHGLNQDSVTLDQSVQMAMEQNSRIIAENLDRQDAWRRLRLQLRLFLPSLQLGFSKTDSVTQGAPDSRVRKLSLSMNQLLFNGGRDLAAYRSSERNLQLRDLKAQDLIDSIAHEVTLQYVDVLKNSQILEIQRRSYENLLEQIRIAALEVELGVLRETDYLEIRISAVEYSLNIRDTEELLLKSRYALASLMSLPLEQLPPLMGHLNQDYRGDYATESGDLQNLIPDMKNKAQEYNKDLMSLYLQEAHARRVLLDSRISWIPKIEGTADYSVSAMDFPLDEPSFSLGIIFTFQTPLLPGSVSLQAGKSNPLEHNASAHSEVNIAENLEGLIDPITARSSLYKTQLQREELRRSIAFQVGSLSQSIQLNLQRLEINRDKISLESEKLIIEEARMKIGELTRLDYVKSEIRLSNHQTELIENIVALYSLEKELEKICGITSNRQGGSLIWYSE